From the Gordonia bronchialis DSM 43247 genome, one window contains:
- the hisD gene encoding histidinol dehydrogenase has product MLARTDLRGSTPTLAQLRRALPRGGTDVNAVLDTVEPVVHAVAEHGVEAALSYGERFDGVRPASVRVPADAISEALERLDPAIADALRESITRARKVHADQRRETTRTQVVDGGVVSEKWIPVRRVGLYVPGGNAVYPSSVIMNVVPAQEAGVGSLVVASPPQKDFGGWPHPTILAACALLGVDEVWAVGGAQGIALLTYGGEETDGSVLDPVDLITGPGNIYVTAAKRLCRGVVGIDSEAGPTEIAILADDSADAGILASDLISQAEHDVLAASVLVTDSAELADAVDAALEQQVAATKHRERVTTALSGEQSGIVLVDDLEAGLAVVDAYAAEHLEIQTRDAATVADRVHNAGAIFVGPYAPVSLGDYCAGSNHVLPTSGSARFASGLSVQTFLKGVHVIDYDEAALRSVADKVVTLADAEDLPGHGDAVTQRFGGGVA; this is encoded by the coding sequence ATGCTCGCCCGAACCGACCTGCGTGGTAGCACCCCGACACTGGCGCAGTTGCGTCGTGCGCTGCCCCGCGGGGGCACCGATGTCAACGCCGTCCTCGACACGGTGGAGCCGGTGGTGCATGCGGTGGCCGAGCACGGCGTCGAAGCCGCGCTCTCCTACGGGGAACGCTTCGACGGGGTACGCCCGGCGAGCGTGCGGGTACCGGCCGATGCCATCTCCGAAGCCCTCGAGCGCCTCGACCCGGCAATCGCCGATGCGCTGCGCGAATCGATCACCCGGGCCCGCAAGGTGCACGCCGACCAGCGCCGCGAGACCACCCGCACCCAGGTCGTCGACGGTGGTGTGGTCAGCGAGAAGTGGATTCCGGTGCGTCGCGTCGGTTTGTACGTACCAGGCGGCAACGCCGTCTACCCGTCCAGCGTGATCATGAACGTGGTGCCCGCCCAGGAAGCCGGGGTCGGTTCGCTGGTCGTCGCATCTCCGCCCCAGAAGGACTTCGGTGGATGGCCGCATCCGACGATCCTGGCCGCCTGCGCGCTGCTCGGGGTCGACGAGGTGTGGGCCGTCGGCGGCGCCCAGGGCATCGCATTGCTCACCTACGGCGGGGAGGAAACCGACGGTTCGGTCCTTGATCCCGTCGATCTCATCACCGGGCCGGGCAACATCTACGTGACCGCGGCCAAGCGGCTCTGCCGGGGCGTGGTGGGCATCGACTCCGAGGCCGGTCCCACCGAGATCGCCATCCTCGCCGACGACTCGGCCGATGCCGGCATCCTCGCCTCCGACCTGATCAGTCAGGCCGAGCACGACGTCCTGGCCGCGTCGGTGCTGGTCACCGACAGCGCCGAGCTCGCCGACGCCGTCGACGCCGCGCTCGAGCAGCAGGTGGCCGCCACCAAGCACCGCGAACGCGTCACCACCGCGCTGTCCGGAGAGCAGTCCGGGATCGTCCTCGTCGACGACCTCGAAGCCGGGCTCGCCGTGGTGGACGCCTATGCCGCCGAACACCTCGAGATCCAGACGCGCGACGCGGCCACGGTGGCCGATCGCGTACACAACGCGGGCGCGATCTTCGTCGGACCGTACGCGCCGGTGAGCCTCGGCGACTACTGCGCCGGCTCCAATCACGTTCTGCCGACGTCGGGTTCGGCCCGGTTCGCCTCCGGGCTGTCGGTGCAGACCTTCCTCAAGGGCGTGCATGTCATCGACTACGACGAGGCCGCGCTGCGCTCGGTCGCCGACAAGGTCGTCACCCTTGCCGACGCCGAAGATCTGCCCGGACACGGCGATGCGGTCACACAGCGATTCGGCGGGGGAGTCGCGTGA
- a CDS encoding PIN domain-containing protein, with product MTGEFVDTNVLLYAYDDGGDHRHDRALELVADLGRSRAGVLSVQVLQEFYVNVTRKVRVPLDPPTAREILRTLSRWPAHSPLASDVIAAAEIAESAQLSFWDAMVIRSAQRMGCDTLWSEDLNDGQVIAGVRVRNPFASGDAGFESG from the coding sequence ATGACCGGCGAATTCGTCGACACCAATGTCCTTCTGTATGCCTACGACGATGGCGGCGATCATCGCCACGATCGTGCGCTCGAGTTGGTCGCCGATCTCGGCAGGTCGCGCGCGGGGGTGCTGAGCGTTCAGGTGCTGCAGGAGTTCTACGTCAACGTGACGCGGAAGGTTCGCGTGCCACTCGATCCGCCTACCGCGCGGGAGATTCTTCGGACGTTGAGCCGCTGGCCGGCACATTCACCACTGGCATCCGACGTGATCGCCGCCGCCGAGATTGCCGAGTCTGCCCAACTCTCGTTCTGGGATGCGATGGTGATCAGAAGCGCACAGCGGATGGGATGCGACACGCTGTGGAGCGAAGATCTCAACGACGGTCAGGTCATCGCAGGCGTCCGTGTCCGGAACCCATTCGCCTCCGGCGACGCCGGATTCGAATCCGGATGA
- a CDS encoding DUF6364 family protein, with protein MANRNITLSLPEELVRKAKVIAAERDTSVSALVAELVEHLAGGSEDFDRAWAHEIDRMTHSGMSVGDVTWTRDQLHDR; from the coding sequence GTGGCCAATCGAAACATCACGCTGTCGCTGCCCGAAGAACTGGTGCGCAAGGCCAAGGTCATCGCCGCGGAACGTGACACGTCGGTGTCCGCACTCGTCGCCGAACTCGTCGAGCATCTGGCCGGGGGTTCAGAAGACTTCGATCGCGCCTGGGCGCATGAGATTGACCGCATGACGCACAGTGGCATGTCGGTGGGGGACGTCACCTGGACCCGCGATCAGTTGCACGACCGATGA
- the nadC gene encoding carboxylating nicotinate-nucleotide diphosphorylase: protein MSEAGFVGQATSTPALDFVVTDEVRALIRTALDEDLRYGPDVTTASTVPAGAETDAAIVSRADGVIAGVPVVLAVFDEVIGPDAYTLTSSVPDGTRVARGDVVLAVHAPTAALLTAERTALNLICHLSGIATATAEWVDAVSDHGARIRDSRKTLPGMRYLQKYAVRAGGGVNHRMGLGDAALIKDNHVVAAGSVSAALAAVRAAAPHLPVEVEVDSLAQLDEVLPLRPQLVLLDNFEPWETQMAVQRRDARSPETKLESSGGLTLDVAADYARTGVDYLAVGALTHSVRVLDLGLDIPAP from the coding sequence GTGAGTGAGGCCGGATTCGTCGGGCAGGCGACGTCGACGCCGGCTCTCGACTTCGTCGTCACCGACGAGGTCCGTGCCCTGATCCGCACCGCACTCGATGAGGATCTGCGGTACGGACCCGACGTGACCACCGCGTCGACCGTCCCCGCCGGAGCGGAGACCGACGCGGCGATCGTCAGCCGCGCCGACGGCGTGATCGCCGGCGTGCCGGTAGTCCTCGCCGTCTTCGACGAGGTGATCGGGCCGGACGCGTACACGTTGACGTCGTCGGTGCCCGACGGGACACGGGTGGCGCGCGGCGACGTGGTGCTCGCGGTCCACGCGCCGACCGCGGCGCTGCTCACCGCCGAACGCACGGCCCTCAACCTGATCTGCCACCTGTCGGGCATCGCCACCGCGACCGCCGAGTGGGTCGACGCGGTCTCCGACCATGGCGCACGCATCCGCGATTCGCGAAAGACGTTGCCGGGCATGCGGTATCTGCAGAAGTACGCCGTCCGCGCGGGTGGCGGTGTCAATCATCGGATGGGTCTCGGTGACGCCGCGCTCATCAAGGACAATCACGTCGTCGCCGCCGGATCGGTCAGTGCCGCACTGGCGGCGGTGCGGGCCGCCGCGCCGCACCTCCCGGTGGAGGTCGAGGTCGATTCGCTCGCGCAGCTCGACGAGGTGTTGCCACTGCGTCCGCAGCTCGTGTTGCTGGACAATTTCGAGCCCTGGGAAACCCAGATGGCGGTGCAGCGACGCGATGCCCGCTCACCAGAGACCAAGCTGGAGAGCTCGGGTGGCCTGACCCTCGACGTCGCCGCGGACTACGCGCGGACGGGTGTCGACTACCTCGCGGTCGGCGCGCTCACCCACTCGGTGCGGGTCCTGGACCTCGGTCTCGACATCCCGGCGCCCTGA
- the nadA gene encoding quinolinate synthase NadA, producing MSITSDRPAHGLIDAQWYDTPAGFTGVEPTQEWADEVRRLARARNATLLAHNYELPAIQDVADHVGDSLALSRIAAEVDSDEIVFCGVHFMAETAKILSPRKRVLIPDARAGCSLADSITADDLREWKAEFPDAVVVSYVNTTAEVKGLTDICCTSSNAVDVVASIDPDRDVLFLPDQFLGAHVKRETGRDNIHIWAGECHVHAGINGDELTEQAAAHPDADLFIHPECGCATSALYLAGEGAVPDNRVKILSTGGMIDAARETGATQVLVATEVGMLHQLRKAAPGIDFQAVNDRASCPYMKMITPAALLRALREGRDEVFVADDVAERARKSVERMIAIGNPGSGE from the coding sequence ATGAGCATCACCAGCGACCGTCCCGCACACGGTCTGATCGACGCGCAGTGGTACGACACCCCGGCGGGTTTCACCGGGGTGGAGCCGACGCAGGAGTGGGCTGACGAGGTCCGACGCCTGGCCCGCGCGCGCAACGCGACGCTGCTCGCCCACAACTACGAGCTGCCCGCCATCCAGGACGTCGCCGACCATGTGGGTGACTCGCTGGCACTGTCCCGGATCGCCGCCGAGGTCGACTCCGACGAGATCGTTTTCTGTGGCGTCCACTTCATGGCCGAGACCGCGAAGATCCTCAGCCCGCGCAAGCGGGTGCTGATCCCCGACGCACGGGCCGGCTGTTCGCTTGCCGACTCGATCACCGCCGACGATCTGCGAGAGTGGAAAGCCGAGTTCCCCGACGCCGTCGTCGTCTCCTATGTGAACACCACCGCGGAGGTGAAGGGACTCACCGACATCTGCTGCACGTCGTCGAATGCGGTCGACGTGGTGGCCTCCATCGACCCCGATCGGGACGTCCTGTTCCTGCCCGACCAGTTCCTCGGTGCACACGTCAAGCGGGAGACCGGCCGCGACAACATCCACATCTGGGCCGGCGAATGCCACGTCCACGCCGGGATCAACGGCGACGAACTCACCGAGCAGGCTGCAGCTCATCCCGACGCCGACCTGTTCATCCACCCCGAATGTGGTTGCGCGACTTCGGCTCTCTACCTGGCCGGCGAAGGTGCGGTACCCGACAACCGGGTCAAGATCCTGTCCACCGGCGGCATGATCGACGCCGCACGGGAGACGGGCGCCACGCAGGTCCTCGTCGCCACCGAGGTCGGCATGCTGCACCAGCTGCGCAAGGCCGCGCCGGGTATCGACTTCCAGGCCGTCAACGACCGCGCCTCCTGCCCGTACATGAAGATGATCACGCCGGCCGCATTGCTGCGGGCGTTGCGGGAGGGACGTGACGAGGTCTTCGTCGCCGACGACGTCGCCGAACGCGCCCGCAAGAGCGTGGAGCGCATGATCGCCATCGGCAACCCCGGTTCCGGTGAGTGA
- a CDS encoding helix-turn-helix domain-containing protein, whose protein sequence is MVRNPLTPAQIAAGRRLGARLRELRGDRPSADIASVAGISPETLRKIETGRMPTPAFATIVALSRALDADLDDLARALEVDAATVR, encoded by the coding sequence ATGGTGCGTAATCCCCTGACCCCCGCGCAGATCGCTGCGGGACGCCGGCTCGGTGCCCGATTGCGCGAGCTGCGCGGCGATCGCCCGTCGGCCGACATCGCTTCGGTGGCCGGGATCTCGCCGGAGACCCTGCGCAAGATCGAGACCGGGCGCATGCCGACACCGGCCTTCGCGACCATCGTCGCGCTGTCCCGTGCCCTCGACGCCGACCTCGACGATCTCGCTCGCGCCCTCGAGGTCGATGCTGCGACGGTGCGCTGA
- the map gene encoding type I methionyl aminopeptidase: MVELKTPDEVESMSVTGSFIAGLLDDLTEHADVGVNLLDLEHRARDLIRDRGAESCYWDYAPSFGRGPFHNVICLSVNDAVLHGLPHDYVLRDGDLLSLDIAVSIDGWVADSARSIIVGHARPADRRLVDAIEAALAAGIDAARPDARLGDISAAIGSVAHAYGYRVNTQFGGHGLGRTMHEDPHVANVGRPGRGMRLRPGLTLALEPWFTLGTDRIIYDDDGWTIRSADGSRGAHSEHTIAVTDGAARVLTR; encoded by the coding sequence ATGGTCGAACTGAAGACGCCCGACGAAGTGGAGTCGATGAGTGTGACCGGCAGCTTCATCGCCGGACTGCTCGACGACCTGACCGAACACGCCGATGTCGGGGTCAACCTGCTCGACCTCGAGCATCGTGCCCGCGACCTGATCCGTGATCGCGGGGCGGAGTCCTGCTATTGGGACTATGCACCGTCCTTCGGGCGCGGTCCGTTCCACAACGTCATCTGCCTGTCCGTCAACGACGCGGTCCTGCATGGCCTACCCCACGACTATGTCCTGCGCGACGGTGATCTCCTCAGCCTCGACATAGCGGTATCGATCGACGGCTGGGTGGCCGACTCGGCGCGCAGCATCATCGTGGGTCATGCACGCCCGGCGGATCGTCGTCTCGTCGACGCCATTGAGGCAGCACTGGCCGCGGGCATCGACGCGGCCCGCCCGGATGCCCGGCTCGGCGACATCTCCGCGGCGATCGGGTCCGTCGCGCACGCGTACGGCTATCGGGTCAACACGCAGTTCGGTGGTCACGGGCTGGGACGCACCATGCACGAGGACCCGCACGTCGCCAACGTCGGCCGCCCCGGTCGCGGGATGCGGTTGCGGCCCGGACTGACCCTGGCGCTCGAACCGTGGTTCACCCTCGGCACCGACCGCATCATCTACGACGACGACGGCTGGACCATCCGGTCGGCCGACGGATCACGCGGGGCGCACAGCGAACACACGATCGCCGTCACCGACGGTGCGGCCCGGGTGCTCACCCGCTGA
- a CDS encoding NUDIX hydrolase has product MSAAGSQSPSTDDTSPTGSNDLRVEVLSVVFKVREVQPDTPPALCVLLTRSDAARPWALPGGDVGASETLSASARRLLAEKMDVRKVAHLEQLSVFSDPDRVPGARTIASTYVGLVPTDAPARLPDEAAWQQVDALPELAYDHAQIITAARHRIAAKLSYTNIAFALAPARFPMSELSEIYCAALGYAVDTTNLLRILSRRAVVVSTGTVRKTGRTGGRPPALYAFADNELRVTDEFATLRPPM; this is encoded by the coding sequence ATGTCAGCCGCCGGGTCTCAGTCGCCCTCCACCGACGACACATCCCCGACCGGCTCGAATGACCTGCGTGTCGAAGTCCTCAGCGTGGTGTTCAAGGTCCGCGAGGTGCAGCCCGACACTCCCCCGGCATTGTGCGTGTTGCTCACCCGGTCCGACGCCGCCCGGCCGTGGGCGCTGCCCGGCGGTGATGTCGGGGCGTCGGAGACATTGTCGGCGAGCGCGCGGCGATTGTTGGCCGAGAAGATGGACGTCCGCAAAGTCGCCCACCTCGAACAACTCTCGGTCTTCTCCGACCCCGACCGGGTGCCCGGCGCCCGCACGATCGCATCGACATATGTGGGTCTCGTTCCCACCGACGCGCCGGCGCGGCTACCCGACGAGGCGGCCTGGCAGCAGGTCGACGCGCTGCCCGAGTTGGCCTACGACCACGCACAGATCATCACTGCCGCGCGGCATCGGATCGCGGCGAAACTCTCCTACACCAATATCGCCTTCGCCTTGGCGCCGGCCCGTTTCCCGATGTCGGAGCTATCCGAGATCTATTGCGCGGCACTTGGTTACGCAGTAGACACGACCAACCTGCTGCGCATCCTGAGTCGCCGCGCGGTGGTGGTGTCGACGGGTACGGTCCGCAAGACCGGTCGTACCGGCGGGCGACCGCCAGCACTGTATGCCTTCGCCGACAACGAGTTACGGGTCACCGACGAGTTCGCCACACTACGTCCGCCGATGTGA
- a CDS encoding GNAT family N-acetyltransferase, which produces MPPTVHARGPRISLTSFDEGDFAEVHAIGSDSRVVEFMAWGPNSVADTREFLDRAHRPDDAKLTAAVRLNERLIGTADIDVSAGDGAAEIGYAFAAGVWGRGYASEAAALLIDLAFDHFDVNRVWATCDPANVASARVLEKAGMRYEGLIRDHLEIRGRLRDSLRFGITRVMRASSHRRT; this is translated from the coding sequence ATGCCCCCGACCGTCCACGCCCGCGGCCCGCGGATATCGTTGACCTCATTCGACGAAGGCGACTTCGCCGAGGTTCACGCCATCGGTTCCGACTCGCGCGTCGTCGAATTCATGGCATGGGGACCCAACTCCGTCGCCGACACGCGCGAGTTCCTCGACCGGGCACACCGTCCCGACGACGCCAAGCTGACGGCCGCGGTTCGGCTGAATGAGCGACTGATCGGCACCGCCGACATCGACGTCTCGGCCGGTGACGGGGCGGCCGAGATCGGTTATGCGTTTGCGGCCGGCGTGTGGGGGCGTGGATACGCCAGTGAAGCCGCGGCGCTGCTGATCGATCTCGCCTTCGATCATTTCGACGTCAACCGCGTCTGGGCCACCTGCGATCCGGCAAACGTCGCATCGGCCCGAGTGCTCGAGAAAGCCGGCATGCGCTACGAGGGCTTGATCCGCGACCACCTGGAGATTCGTGGGCGGTTGCGAGACTCGTTGCGCTTCGGCATCACCCGCGTGATGCGCGCATCCTCACATCGGCGGACGTAG
- a CDS encoding DUF2567 domain-containing protein yields MPRRLPVLLAVVGVVLLLGVVGGATWAAITPTATAEAVQGGFIIRSPEEAARLFSSVATFGFVMAVYGLVAALVAWFAARTWRGVIGYLAVLIATVAGSALAVEVGMRVIDWRRDDRGSVRIGDTAEVIPRLWLRGGTVDGPAQQWILLICAPFILTLVYLICVLASRTADLGVGDLDDAPAVADPAYAGATTGAPGAGGFAVGPHRDGPLPVPPGENPGDQPESPR; encoded by the coding sequence GTGCCCCGACGCCTCCCCGTTCTGCTGGCCGTGGTCGGTGTGGTGCTGTTGCTCGGTGTCGTCGGTGGTGCCACCTGGGCGGCGATCACCCCGACCGCCACCGCGGAGGCGGTGCAGGGTGGTTTCATCATCCGATCCCCCGAGGAGGCGGCGCGACTGTTCAGCAGCGTCGCCACCTTCGGGTTCGTGATGGCGGTGTACGGCCTCGTCGCGGCCCTCGTCGCGTGGTTCGCGGCTCGCACCTGGCGCGGAGTCATCGGCTACCTGGCCGTACTCATCGCGACGGTGGCGGGTTCGGCCCTGGCCGTCGAGGTGGGAATGCGGGTGATCGACTGGCGACGCGACGACCGCGGATCCGTGCGGATCGGCGACACCGCCGAAGTCATCCCACGGCTCTGGTTGCGCGGCGGAACCGTGGATGGCCCTGCGCAGCAGTGGATTCTGCTCATCTGCGCGCCGTTCATCCTCACGCTGGTCTACCTCATCTGCGTACTGGCCTCGCGCACAGCCGATCTCGGCGTGGGCGATCTGGACGACGCACCGGCCGTTGCTGATCCGGCCTATGCGGGTGCCACGACCGGAGCGCCGGGCGCCGGTGGTTTCGCGGTCGGACCGCATCGGGACGGGCCGTTACCGGTACCACCCGGCGAGAATCCGGGTGACCAACCGGAATCGCCACGGTAG
- the bsaP gene encoding biotin synthase auxiliary protein BsaP has protein sequence MIDTVPGPLAEPCRYGVYTGIELELQSPDAIPPAARLGLEPPRFCGQCGRRMVVQVRPDGWSARCSRHGTVDSAELGRR, from the coding sequence ATGATCGACACCGTCCCCGGTCCGCTCGCCGAGCCGTGCCGCTACGGCGTGTACACCGGAATCGAACTCGAACTCCAGTCGCCCGACGCGATCCCGCCTGCCGCGCGGCTGGGTCTGGAACCGCCACGATTCTGCGGTCAGTGCGGCCGCCGGATGGTGGTGCAGGTGCGACCGGACGGCTGGAGTGCCCGGTGTTCCCGGCACGGCACCGTCGACTCGGCAGAGCTGGGCCGACGGTGA
- the bioB gene encoding biotin synthase BioB: MTQATVASGTVVTESDDILAVARAQVLERGEALDRDQVLTVLRLPDDRLTELLQLAHDVRMRWCGPEVEVEGIISLKTGGCPEDCHFCSQSGLFASPVRSAWIDIPSLVEAAKQTAKTGATEFCIVAAVRGPDKRLLSQVAAGIEAIRNEVDIQIACSLGMLTQEQVDQLRDMGVHRYNHNLETARSHFPNVVTTHTWEERWDTLRMVRDAGMEVCCGGILGMGESLEQRAEFAADLASLEPDEVPLNFLNPRPGTPFGDLEVLPASEALKAVAAFRLALPRTILRFAGGREITLGDLGAKQGILGGINAVIVGNYLTTLGRPAEDDLDLLSDLSMPIKTLNDTI; the protein is encoded by the coding sequence GTGACCCAGGCAACCGTTGCCTCCGGAACCGTCGTCACCGAATCCGACGACATCCTCGCCGTGGCCCGAGCGCAGGTGCTCGAACGCGGCGAGGCACTCGACCGCGACCAGGTACTGACCGTGCTCCGCCTTCCCGACGATCGTCTCACCGAGTTGCTGCAACTCGCCCACGACGTGCGGATGCGGTGGTGCGGACCGGAAGTCGAGGTGGAGGGCATCATCTCGCTCAAGACCGGCGGCTGCCCCGAGGACTGCCACTTCTGTTCCCAGTCGGGCTTGTTCGCGTCGCCGGTGCGCAGCGCCTGGATCGACATCCCGTCGCTGGTGGAGGCGGCCAAGCAGACCGCCAAGACCGGTGCCACCGAGTTCTGCATCGTCGCCGCCGTCCGCGGCCCCGACAAGCGGCTGCTGAGCCAGGTCGCGGCCGGCATCGAGGCCATCCGCAACGAGGTCGACATCCAGATCGCGTGCAGCCTGGGCATGCTCACCCAGGAGCAGGTCGATCAACTGCGCGACATGGGCGTGCATCGCTACAACCACAACCTCGAGACCGCGCGCAGCCACTTCCCGAACGTCGTCACCACCCACACGTGGGAGGAGCGGTGGGACACGCTGCGCATGGTCCGTGACGCCGGCATGGAGGTCTGCTGCGGCGGAATCCTCGGCATGGGCGAGAGCCTGGAGCAGCGCGCCGAGTTCGCCGCCGATCTCGCCTCACTCGAGCCCGACGAGGTGCCGCTGAACTTCCTCAACCCGCGGCCGGGCACTCCGTTCGGTGATCTCGAGGTGTTGCCCGCGTCGGAGGCACTCAAGGCGGTGGCCGCCTTCCGCCTCGCCCTGCCGCGCACCATCCTGCGTTTCGCCGGCGGGCGCGAGATCACCCTCGGCGATCTCGGCGCCAAGCAGGGCATTCTCGGCGGTATCAACGCGGTCATCGTCGGCAACTACCTCACCACCCTCGGCCGGCCCGCCGAGGATGACCTCGATCTGCTGAGCGACCTGTCGATGCCGATCAAGACGCTGAACGACACGATCTGA
- the bioD gene encoding dethiobiotin synthase, whose translation MSGAILAVTGTSTDVGKTIVTAALAAAAQARGATVGVCKPAQTGVEPGEPGDLDTIAGLAGPVTTTECARYPDPLAPETAARLRGLPPVRRPDIRCAVEELATTHDLTLVEGAGGVLVRLAESLTLLDVAADLAARVVVVVPPGLGALNHAELTVDAIRARGLEPAGLVIGTWPERPDLAMRTNRDDLPRLTGVPVVGVIDAGAGALDRAAFRAAAPGWIDTDWLDAEIRRPPGLHRPAPGNPATAPQISPTAPRSRSAATAFTSTHEGVLS comes from the coding sequence ATGAGCGGCGCGATCCTGGCCGTGACCGGCACATCGACCGACGTCGGCAAGACGATCGTGACCGCGGCGCTGGCGGCGGCGGCTCAGGCCCGGGGCGCGACGGTCGGCGTCTGCAAGCCCGCTCAGACCGGCGTCGAGCCCGGCGAGCCGGGCGATCTCGACACCATCGCAGGTCTCGCCGGACCGGTGACCACCACCGAATGCGCCCGGTATCCCGACCCGCTCGCACCGGAGACGGCAGCACGGCTGCGCGGACTGCCACCGGTCCGGCGGCCCGACATCCGTTGTGCCGTCGAAGAACTTGCTACCACTCATGATCTGACCCTCGTCGAAGGTGCGGGTGGGGTGCTGGTGCGGCTGGCCGAATCGCTGACCCTGCTCGACGTGGCCGCGGACCTCGCCGCGCGGGTGGTCGTGGTGGTGCCCCCCGGACTCGGCGCCCTCAACCACGCCGAGCTGACCGTCGACGCCATCCGCGCGCGGGGCCTGGAGCCGGCCGGTCTCGTCATCGGCACCTGGCCCGAGCGTCCCGACCTGGCCATGCGCACCAACCGCGACGACCTGCCGCGCCTCACCGGTGTCCCGGTCGTCGGGGTGATCGACGCCGGTGCCGGCGCACTCGATCGCGCCGCCTTCCGCGCGGCTGCCCCCGGCTGGATCGACACCGACTGGCTCGACGCCGAGATCCGCCGGCCTCCTGGTCTTCACCGGCCGGCCCCCGGAAACCCCGCGACAGCACCGCAAATCTCGCCGACAGCACCACGATCTCGTTCGGCAGCAACCGCTTTCACCAGCACCCATGAAGGAGTTCTCTCGTGA
- a CDS encoding 8-amino-7-oxononanoate synthase, giving the protein MAPQTGLDWLDDAAAARSAAGLHRDPHVRRSDEHLINLASNDYLGLSTHPAVVAGAQAALAQWGAGSTASRLVVGTTQAHVDFEEEIADFLGFEAALSFSSGYLGNVGAICALAGRGDLIVSDTGTHASLIDGCRLSRARVVVVERGDHDAVRAALAERTEERALVVTDSVYSIDGEPAPIAELYSAARAHGAVLLVDEAHALGVRGPGGRGLIAEAGLSGAPDLVVTAVMSKSLGAQGGVVLGSRAVRTHLIDCARTFIFDTGLNPAAVGAARAALAHLRAHPELPTRLSDNARRLAQRCGASVPAAAVISLIVGDPRQAVAAAAACRDRGVLVGCFRPPSVPAGTSRLRITVRADLDAATVDRVADVVDAALREVGVR; this is encoded by the coding sequence ATGGCACCGCAGACCGGGCTCGACTGGCTCGACGATGCCGCCGCCGCGCGGTCGGCCGCCGGCCTGCATCGCGATCCGCACGTTCGACGCAGCGACGAGCACCTCATCAATCTCGCATCCAACGACTACCTCGGGCTCTCCACCCATCCCGCCGTCGTCGCCGGCGCGCAGGCGGCACTGGCGCAGTGGGGAGCGGGATCGACCGCGTCGCGGCTCGTCGTCGGGACCACCCAAGCCCACGTCGACTTCGAAGAGGAGATCGCCGATTTCCTCGGATTCGAAGCCGCACTGTCCTTCTCGTCCGGCTATCTGGGTAACGTCGGCGCGATCTGCGCCCTCGCCGGGCGTGGTGACCTCATCGTCAGCGACACGGGTACGCACGCATCACTGATCGACGGATGCCGGCTTTCCCGTGCGCGCGTGGTGGTCGTCGAGCGCGGTGACCACGACGCGGTGCGCGCAGCGCTCGCCGAGCGCACCGAGGAGCGTGCCCTGGTGGTCACCGACTCGGTGTACAGCATCGACGGCGAACCCGCACCGATCGCCGAGCTGTACTCGGCGGCTCGCGCCCACGGCGCCGTGTTGCTCGTCGACGAGGCACACGCGCTCGGGGTCCGCGGACCGGGTGGACGCGGCCTGATCGCCGAGGCGGGCCTGTCGGGTGCGCCCGACCTGGTCGTCACCGCGGTGATGTCGAAATCGCTTGGCGCTCAAGGTGGTGTCGTGCTCGGCTCGCGGGCCGTGCGGACCCACCTGATCGACTGCGCCCGGACCTTCATCTTCGACACCGGACTCAACCCGGCCGCGGTCGGCGCTGCCCGCGCGGCGCTGGCCCACCTGCGTGCCCATCCGGAACTGCCGACCCGCCTGAGCGACAACGCCCGACGCCTCGCCCAGCGGTGTGGTGCGTCGGTGCCCGCCGCCGCGGTGATCTCGCTGATCGTCGGCGATCCCCGGCAAGCCGTCGCCGCAGCCGCCGCCTGCCGGGACCGGGGTGTGCTGGTGGGCTGCTTCCGCCCGCCGTCGGTGCCGGCGGGGACGTCGCGCTTGCGGATCACGGTCCGGGCGGACCTCGACGCGGCCACCGTTGATCGGGTGGCCGACGTCGTCGACGCCGCGTTACGTGAGGTCGGCGTCCGATGA